The following coding sequences are from one Oncorhynchus nerka isolate Pitt River linkage group LG6, Oner_Uvic_2.0, whole genome shotgun sequence window:
- the LOC115131117 gene encoding homeobox protein engrailed-2a-like translates to MEENDHSNRDEERQVSADESNRAILPLLQEPGNIQQIPHRVTNFFIDNILRPDFGRKKGNTEQEENSHVTRENHSPAVPRTEQVGSTVPTEGTSTPHPSGVANKAEIVTEEPLKPRGENGDQCLSSDSDSSQASSNVPSKQPMLWPAWVYCTRYSDRPSSGPRSRKPKKKTASKEDKRPRTAFTAEQLQRLKTEFQTNRYLTEQRRQALAQELGLNESQIKIWFQNKRAKIKKATGAKNTLALHLMAQGLYNHATTSKDDKSDSD, encoded by the exons ATGGAAGAAAATGATCATAGCAACAGAGATGAGGAACGTCAAGTGTCGGCGGATGAGTCAAACAGAGCGATACTTCCCCTATTACAAGAGCCGGGAAACATTCAGCAGATCCCGCATCGAGTCACCAATTTCTTCATCGATAATATCTTACGGCCGGACTTTGGGCGGAAAAAAGGCAACACAGAGCAAGAAGAAAATAGTCACGTTACCAGAGAGAACCATAGCCCGGCTGTTCCAAGAACGGAGCAAGTGGGGAGTACTGTGCCAACGGAAGGAACTTCCACTCCTCATCCAAGCGGCGTGGCCAATAAGGCTGAAATAGTGACCGAAGAGCCCCTGAAACCCCGCGGAGAGAATGGAGATCAGTGCCTAAGCTCGGACTCGGATAGTTCTCAAGCCAGCTCAAATGTACCATCCAAACAGCCTATGCTCTGGCCAGCTTGGGTGTACTGCACCAGATACTCAGACAGGCCATCATCAG GACCGAGATCTCGAAAACCAAAGAAGAAAACCGCCAGCAAAGAGGACAAGCGACCAAGGACGGCCTTCACAGCTGAACAGCTTCAAAGACTAAAAACCGAGTTTCAAACGAACCGGTATTTGACCGAACAGAGGCGACAGGCCTTGGCCCAAGAACTCGGTCTTAACGAATCTCAAATCAAAATCTGGTTCCAGAACAAAAGGGCAAAAATCAAGAAGGCCACGGGCGCAAAAAACACCCTAGCCCTGCACCTGATGGCACAAGGACTGTACAATCATGCTACGACGTCAAAAGATGACAAATCAGACAGCGATTGA